A portion of the Bacteroides faecium genome contains these proteins:
- a CDS encoding sodium:solute symporter — protein MEALDWLVIGVFFLALIGIIVWVVRQKQNDSADYFLGGRDATWLAIGASIFASNIGSEHLIGLAGAGASSGMAMAHWEIQGWMILILGWVFVPFYTRSMVYTMPEFLERRYNPQSRTILSVISLVSYVLTKVAVTVYAGGLVFQQVFGIKELWGIDFFWIAAIGLVVLTALYTIFGGMKSVLYTSVLQTPILLLGSLIILVLGFKELGGWDEMMKVCGAVTVNDYGDTMTNLIRSNDDANFPWLGALIGSAIIGFWYWCTDQFIVQRVLSGKNEKEARRGTIFGAYLKLLPVFLFLIPGMIAFALHQKYIGAGGEGFLPMLANGTANADAAFPTLVAKLLPAGVKGLVVCGILAALMSSLASLFNSSAMLFTIDFYKRFRPKTPEKKLVGIGQIATVVIVILGILWIPIMRSVGDVLYTYLQDVQSVLAPGIAAAFLLGICWKRTSAQGGMWGLISGMVIGLTRLGAKVYYSNAGEVADSTFKYLFYDMNWLFFCGWMFLFCIIVVIVVSLATEAPTAEKIQGLVFGTATKEQKAATRASWNHWDIIHTVIILAITGAFYWYFW, from the coding sequence GTGGAAGCATTAGATTGGCTAGTAATTGGAGTCTTCTTTTTGGCTCTAATCGGTATTATCGTCTGGGTAGTCAGACAAAAACAAAATGACTCGGCAGATTATTTCTTAGGCGGACGCGACGCGACATGGCTCGCAATCGGTGCCTCTATCTTCGCCTCAAACATCGGTTCGGAACACTTAATCGGACTGGCGGGAGCCGGAGCATCCAGCGGTATGGCTATGGCACACTGGGAAATCCAGGGATGGATGATTTTGATTTTGGGATGGGTATTCGTTCCTTTCTATACACGAAGCATGGTATATACGATGCCTGAATTCCTGGAACGCCGTTATAATCCTCAGTCACGTACCATCTTGTCAGTAATTTCTTTAGTAAGTTACGTATTGACAAAAGTGGCTGTTACCGTATATGCCGGCGGTCTGGTATTCCAGCAGGTATTCGGTATCAAAGAACTTTGGGGAATCGACTTCTTCTGGATTGCAGCAATCGGACTGGTAGTGCTGACCGCACTTTATACAATCTTCGGTGGTATGAAATCCGTATTGTACACTTCCGTACTTCAGACTCCTATCCTTCTGTTAGGTTCATTAATCATACTTGTACTTGGTTTTAAAGAACTCGGCGGATGGGACGAAATGATGAAAGTTTGTGGTGCTGTAACCGTTAATGATTACGGTGATACAATGACTAACCTCATTCGTAGTAATGATGACGCGAACTTCCCTTGGTTGGGTGCACTTATTGGTTCCGCCATTATCGGTTTCTGGTACTGGTGTACCGACCAGTTTATTGTACAACGTGTACTTTCCGGAAAGAATGAAAAGGAAGCTCGTCGTGGTACTATCTTCGGTGCTTACCTGAAGTTGCTGCCTGTATTCCTGTTCCTGATTCCGGGTATGATTGCTTTTGCTTTACATCAGAAATATATCGGTGCCGGTGGTGAAGGTTTCCTTCCGATGCTTGCAAACGGTACGGCAAATGCCGATGCCGCTTTCCCGACATTAGTTGCCAAGTTACTTCCTGCCGGTGTGAAAGGCTTGGTAGTATGTGGTATTCTCGCAGCTTTGATGAGCTCTTTGGCTTCTTTGTTCAACTCATCCGCCATGTTGTTTACAATCGACTTCTACAAGCGTTTCAGACCGAAAACACCGGAAAAGAAACTGGTAGGTATCGGTCAGATTGCAACAGTTGTTATCGTAATTTTGGGTATTCTTTGGATTCCCATCATGCGTAGCGTTGGCGATGTACTTTATACATATTTGCAGGACGTTCAGTCTGTGCTGGCTCCGGGTATTGCCGCTGCCTTCTTGCTGGGTATCTGCTGGAAACGTACTTCCGCCCAAGGTGGTATGTGGGGATTGATTTCCGGTATGGTGATTGGTTTAACCCGCTTGGGGGCTAAAGTATATTACAGTAATGCCGGCGAAGTAGCAGACTCTACATTCAAATATTTGTTCTACGATATGAACTGGTTGTTCTTCTGCGGATGGATGTTCCTGTTCTGTATCATCGTAGTAATCGTAGTCAGCCTGGCGACAGAAGCTCCGACAGCCGAAAAAATCCAGGGACTGGTATTCGGTACGGCTACCAAAGAACAAAAGGCAGCTACACGTGCAAGCTGGAATCACTGGGATATTATCCATACAGTTATTATCCTGGCTATCACAGGCGCTTTCTACTGGTATTTCTGGTAA
- a CDS encoding NUDIX hydrolase gives MNNYYSSNPTFYLGIDCIIFGFNEGELSLLLLKRNFEPAMGEWSLMGGFVQNNESVDDAAKRVLAELTGLENVYMEQVGTFGAVDRDPGERVISVAYYALININEYDRKLVKKHNAYWVNINELPQLIFDHPEMVAQARELMKQKASSEPIGFNLLPKLFTLSQLQSLYEAIYGEEMDKRNFRKRVAGMDYIEKTDKIDKLGSKRGAALYKFNSKVYRKDPKFKL, from the coding sequence ATGAATAACTATTATAGCTCGAATCCTACCTTTTATCTTGGTATCGACTGTATCATCTTCGGCTTTAATGAAGGTGAATTAAGCCTGCTGTTGCTGAAAAGAAATTTTGAACCGGCAATGGGCGAATGGTCATTGATGGGCGGATTCGTGCAAAACAATGAAAGCGTGGACGATGCTGCCAAGCGTGTACTAGCGGAACTTACCGGACTGGAAAACGTGTATATGGAACAGGTGGGAACCTTCGGGGCGGTTGATCGCGACCCGGGAGAACGGGTAATCTCCGTTGCATACTATGCGCTCATCAACATCAATGAATACGACCGGAAACTGGTAAAGAAACATAATGCTTACTGGGTTAATATCAATGAACTTCCCCAACTGATTTTCGACCATCCCGAGATGGTGGCACAAGCACGGGAGTTAATGAAACAGAAAGCATCTTCTGAGCCAATCGGTTTCAATTTATTGCCGAAACTCTTCACGTTGTCCCAATTACAAAGCCTGTATGAAGCCATTTACGGCGAGGAGATGGACAAGCGGAATTTCCGTAAGCGTGTTGCAGGAATGGACTATATAGAAAAGACGGACAAAATAGATAAACTGGGTTCCAAGCGCGGTGCGGCCTTGTATAAGTTTAACAGCAAAGTTTACCGCAAAGACCCGAAATTTAAATTATAA
- the araA gene encoding L-arabinose isomerase translates to MNVFDQYEVWFVTGAQLLYGGDAVIAVDAHSNEMVNGLNESGKLPVKVVYKGTANSSKEVETVFKAANNDDKCIGVITWMHTFSPAKMWIHGLQQLKKPLLHLHTQFNKEIPWDTMDMDFMNLNQSAHGDREFGHICTRMRIRRKVVVGYWKEEDTQHKIAVWMRVCAGWADSQDMLIIRFGDQMNNVAVTDGDKVEAEQRMGYHVDYCPVSELMEYHKEIKNEEVDALVATYFKEYDHDASLEDKSTEAYQKVWNAAKAELAMRAILKAKGAKGFTTNFDDLGDIEYNGFDQIPGLASQRLMAEGYGFGAEGDWKSAALYRTVWVMNQGLPKGCSFLEDYTLNFDGANSSILQSHMLEICPLIAANKPRLEVHFLGIGIRKSQTARLVFTSKVGTGCTATVVDMGNRFRLIVNDVECIEPKPLPKLPVASALWIPMPNLEVGAGAWILAGGTHHSCFSYDLTAEYWEDYAEIAGIEMVHINKDTTISCFKKELRMNEVYYMLNKALC, encoded by the coding sequence ATGAACGTATTTGACCAATATGAAGTATGGTTCGTAACAGGAGCACAGCTTTTGTACGGAGGTGACGCAGTAATCGCAGTAGACGCACACTCTAATGAAATGGTAAACGGACTGAATGAATCCGGCAAACTTCCTGTTAAAGTGGTATATAAAGGAACGGCAAACTCTTCCAAAGAGGTGGAAACTGTTTTCAAAGCTGCAAATAACGATGATAAATGTATCGGTGTCATCACTTGGATGCATACTTTCTCTCCTGCCAAAATGTGGATTCACGGTCTGCAACAACTGAAGAAACCGTTGCTGCACCTGCACACCCAGTTCAACAAGGAAATTCCCTGGGATACAATGGACATGGACTTCATGAACTTGAACCAGTCAGCTCATGGCGACCGCGAATTCGGGCATATCTGTACCCGCATGCGTATCCGCCGCAAAGTAGTGGTAGGTTACTGGAAAGAAGAAGACACACAGCATAAGATTGCCGTTTGGATGCGCGTTTGCGCCGGTTGGGCAGACTCTCAGGATATGCTGATTATCCGTTTTGGCGACCAGATGAACAATGTAGCCGTAACCGACGGCGACAAAGTGGAAGCCGAACAACGCATGGGTTACCACGTAGACTACTGCCCGGTAAGCGAACTGATGGAATATCACAAAGAAATCAAGAATGAAGAGGTAGATGCACTGGTAGCTACTTACTTCAAGGAATACGACCATGATGCTTCTTTGGAAGACAAATCGACCGAAGCTTATCAGAAAGTATGGAACGCCGCTAAAGCAGAACTTGCAATGCGTGCCATCCTGAAAGCGAAAGGCGCTAAAGGATTCACAACCAACTTCGACGACTTGGGTGATATCGAATACAATGGTTTCGACCAAATTCCGGGATTGGCTTCCCAACGCCTGATGGCGGAAGGCTACGGATTCGGTGCCGAAGGCGACTGGAAATCGGCTGCTCTTTACCGCACTGTATGGGTAATGAATCAGGGACTTCCGAAAGGCTGCTCATTCCTTGAAGATTATACTCTGAACTTCGACGGTGCCAACAGCTCTATCCTGCAATCACACATGTTGGAAATCTGCCCGCTCATCGCTGCCAACAAACCACGCCTGGAAGTACACTTCCTCGGTATTGGTATCCGCAAGAGCCAGACTGCACGTCTTGTATTTACCTCAAAAGTTGGTACAGGCTGCACCGCTACGGTAGTAGATATGGGTAACCGTTTCCGCCTGATTGTAAACGACGTAGAATGTATCGAGCCGAAACCGCTGCCTAAACTGCCGGTTGCTTCCGCTCTCTGGATTCCGATGCCTAACCTTGAAGTAGGTGCAGGCGCATGGATTCTGGCAGGTGGTACTCACCACTCTTGCTTCTCTTACGACCTGACAGCCGAATACTGGGAAGATTATGCGGAAATCGCAGGCATCGAAATGGTACACATCAATAAAGATACTACTATCAGTTGCTTCAAGAAAGAACTGCGCATGAATGAGGTGTATTATATGCTGAATAAAGCGCTTTGTTAA
- a CDS encoding beta-L-arabinofuranosidase — MKTTSFILALILSVSLGKAQNRQQVSYFPLQDVKLLESPFLQAQQTDLHYILSMNPDRLLAPFLREAGLTPKAPSYTNWENTGLDGHIGGHYLSALSMMYAATGDTAVYNRLNYMLNELHRAQQAVGTGFIGGTPGSLQLWKEIKAGNIRAGGFDLNGKWVPLYNIHKTYAGLRDAYLYAGSDLARQMLVDFTDWMIDITSGLSDKQMQDMLRSEHGGLNETFADVAGITGDKKYLELARRFSHKIILDPLIKDEDRLTGMHANTQIPKVIGYKRVAELSQDDKDWNHANEWNHAARFFWNTVVNHRSVCIGGNSVREHFHPADNFTPMLNDVQGPETCNTYNMLRLTKMLYQDSPETNFADYYERALYNHILASQEPDKGGFVYFTPMRPGHYRVYSQPETSMWCCVGSGLENHTKYGEFIYAHQKDTLYVNLFIPSQLTWKEKGVTLTQETSFPDDGKVTLRIDKAPKKGFTLKIRQPQWAEHSKEYNVKINGKSETSIIGENSNYLTLHRKWKKGDVITFNLPMKVNLEQIPDKKDYYAFLYGPIVLSASTGTEHLDGLYADDSRGGHIAHGKQIPLQEVPMLIGNPEAIRNSLHKKDGNQLTFTFDGNVYPVQDKALELVPFFRLHNARYAIYFRQANEEQFKAIQKEMATAERKATELANQTVDLIFPGEQQPESDHGIQYEQAETGTNKDRHFRRAKGWFSYNLKVKEEASRITITIQKNDRNKVTILLNNEKLAVNPTISEADKDGFITLSWLLPQKLKAGSCPIRFTPDGTEWTPAIYEVRLLK, encoded by the coding sequence ATGAAAACCACCTCGTTCATACTTGCCCTTATTCTATCCGTTTCATTGGGAAAAGCACAAAACCGGCAACAAGTTTCGTACTTTCCCTTACAAGATGTGAAGCTGTTGGAAAGTCCTTTTCTACAAGCTCAACAGACTGATTTACATTATATACTATCAATGAATCCCGACCGCCTGCTCGCCCCTTTTCTTCGTGAAGCAGGACTGACACCCAAAGCTCCGAGCTACACCAATTGGGAAAATACAGGATTGGACGGGCACATCGGCGGACATTATTTATCCGCACTCTCCATGATGTATGCTGCAACCGGAGACACCGCAGTCTACAACCGTCTCAACTATATGCTGAATGAGCTCCACCGTGCACAACAAGCTGTCGGAACAGGATTTATCGGCGGAACTCCGGGCAGTCTCCAACTTTGGAAAGAAATTAAAGCGGGAAATATCCGTGCCGGTGGTTTCGACCTTAACGGCAAATGGGTGCCCCTCTATAACATACACAAGACTTATGCCGGGCTGCGGGACGCTTATCTTTATGCAGGAAGCGACCTCGCCCGACAAATGCTGGTTGATTTTACCGACTGGATGATTGATATCACTTCCGGTCTGAGTGACAAGCAAATGCAGGACATGCTTCGCAGCGAACATGGCGGTTTGAATGAAACCTTTGCCGACGTAGCCGGAATTACAGGTGACAAGAAATACCTGGAATTGGCGCGACGATTCTCGCACAAAATCATCCTCGACCCGCTAATCAAAGATGAAGACCGATTGACAGGCATGCACGCCAATACACAAATACCAAAAGTCATTGGGTACAAACGGGTAGCCGAATTATCTCAAGATGACAAGGATTGGAACCATGCAAACGAATGGAACCACGCAGCCCGTTTTTTCTGGAATACGGTAGTCAATCACCGTTCTGTATGTATCGGCGGAAATAGTGTACGCGAGCACTTCCATCCGGCAGACAACTTCACACCTATGCTGAATGATGTCCAAGGCCCGGAGACTTGCAATACTTATAATATGCTCCGGCTTACCAAAATGCTTTATCAAGATTCTCCTGAAACGAATTTCGCCGACTATTACGAGCGTGCACTCTATAATCATATTTTAGCGTCACAAGAACCGGACAAAGGTGGTTTTGTCTATTTCACCCCCATGCGTCCCGGACATTACCGGGTTTACTCACAACCGGAGACATCCATGTGGTGCTGCGTCGGCTCAGGACTGGAAAATCATACCAAGTATGGTGAATTTATTTATGCACATCAAAAAGATACGCTGTACGTCAACCTATTCATCCCGTCACAACTGACCTGGAAAGAAAAGGGAGTTACTTTGACACAAGAAACCAGTTTCCCCGATGACGGAAAAGTGACATTACGCATTGATAAAGCACCGAAGAAAGGGTTCACTCTGAAAATACGCCAACCCCAATGGGCCGAACACAGCAAAGAATACAATGTGAAAATCAACGGTAAAAGCGAGACATCTATCATAGGAGAAAACAGTAATTATCTGACTCTCCACCGTAAATGGAAAAAAGGAGATGTAATTACCTTTAATCTGCCAATGAAAGTCAACCTTGAGCAGATACCCGACAAGAAAGACTATTACGCTTTCTTATACGGCCCTATTGTCCTTTCGGCTTCTACGGGCACTGAACATCTCGACGGTTTGTACGCAGACGACAGCCGTGGCGGACACATCGCCCATGGCAAACAAATTCCTTTGCAGGAAGTGCCGATGTTGATTGGGAATCCCGAAGCAATCCGTAATTCCCTTCACAAAAAGGACGGTAACCAGTTAACATTCACCTTCGACGGGAACGTGTATCCTGTACAAGACAAAGCATTGGAACTTGTCCCGTTCTTCCGTTTGCACAATGCCCGCTACGCTATTTACTTCCGTCAGGCAAACGAAGAACAATTCAAAGCCATCCAGAAAGAGATGGCAACAGCCGAAAGAAAAGCAACAGAATTAGCGAACCAAACCGTCGACTTGATTTTCCCCGGTGAACAGCAACCGGAATCCGACCACGGAATCCAATACGAGCAGGCAGAAACCGGAACAAATAAAGACCGCCACTTCCGTCGTGCCAAAGGTTGGTTCAGCTATAATCTGAAAGTAAAAGAAGAGGCAAGCCGGATTACAATTACCATACAGAAGAATGACCGTAACAAGGTAACTATCCTATTGAATAATGAGAAACTGGCAGTCAATCCTACCATCAGCGAAGCAGATAAAGACGGATTTATTACCCTCTCCTGGCTTCTGCCACAGAAATTGAAAGCAGGAAGTTGCCCGATACGCTTCACCCCTGACGGGACAGAGTGGACGCCCGCCATTTATGAAGTACGTTTACTAAAATAA
- a CDS encoding xylulokinase, which produces MKLDAKSTIETGKAILGIELGSTRIKAVLIDQENKPIAQGSHTWENQLVDGLWTYSIEAIWSGLQDCYADLRSNIKNLYGDVEIEKLAAIGVSAMMHGYMPFNEKEEILVPFRTWRNTNTGRAAAALSELFVYNIPLRWSISHLYQAILDNEAHVKDIKFLTTLAGYVHWQITGEKVLGIGDASGMLPIDPATNNYSAEMVAKFDNLVAPKKYDWKLEDILPKVLSAGENAGVLTQEGSKKLDVSGHLKAGIPVCPPEGDAGTGMVATNAVKQRTGNVSAGTSSFSMIVLEKELSKPYEMIDMVTTPDGSPVAMVHCNNCTSDLNAWVNLFKEYQELLGIPVNMDEIYSKLYNIALTGDADCGGLLSYNYISGEPVTGIADGRPLFVRSANDKFSLANFMRTHLYASVGVLKIGNDILFNEEKVKVDRITGHGGLFKTKGVGQRVLAAAINSPISVMETAGEGGAWGIALLGSYLVNNEKEQSLADFLDESVFVGDAGVEISPVPEDVAGFNAYIENYKAGLPIEEAAAKFK; this is translated from the coding sequence ATGAAATTAGATGCAAAATCAACAATCGAGACAGGCAAAGCCATTCTGGGCATAGAACTCGGTTCAACGCGAATAAAAGCAGTTTTGATTGACCAGGAAAACAAGCCAATCGCCCAAGGCAGCCACACATGGGAGAACCAGTTGGTAGACGGACTTTGGACTTATAGCATTGAAGCTATCTGGTCAGGGTTGCAGGATTGCTATGCCGACCTTCGTTCCAACATAAAGAACTTATACGGTGACGTAGAAATCGAAAAACTGGCAGCTATCGGTGTCAGTGCCATGATGCACGGGTATATGCCGTTCAATGAAAAAGAAGAAATCCTCGTGCCTTTCCGCACTTGGAGAAATACCAATACGGGGCGGGCAGCAGCAGCCTTGTCCGAACTATTTGTCTACAATATTCCTCTGAGATGGAGCATTTCACACTTATATCAAGCCATCCTGGACAACGAAGCGCACGTCAAAGACATCAAGTTCCTGACAACCCTTGCAGGCTATGTGCATTGGCAGATAACAGGCGAAAAGGTGTTGGGCATCGGTGACGCATCGGGCATGCTCCCCATAGACCCGGCTACCAACAACTATTCCGCAGAAATGGTGGCAAAGTTCGACAATCTCGTTGCTCCGAAGAAATATGACTGGAAGCTGGAAGACATTCTGCCTAAAGTTTTATCGGCAGGTGAAAATGCCGGTGTCCTCACACAAGAAGGAAGTAAGAAACTCGACGTTTCGGGTCATTTGAAAGCAGGAATACCGGTCTGCCCGCCGGAAGGAGACGCGGGAACGGGCATGGTTGCAACCAATGCTGTCAAGCAGCGTACCGGAAACGTATCGGCAGGTACTTCCTCATTCTCTATGATTGTATTGGAGAAAGAATTATCGAAGCCGTACGAAATGATTGATATGGTTACTACTCCCGACGGAAGTCCAGTTGCCATGGTACATTGCAATAACTGTACGTCCGACCTCAACGCATGGGTCAACCTGTTCAAAGAATACCAGGAGCTTCTGGGCATCCCTGTAAATATGGATGAAATTTACAGTAAGCTCTACAATATTGCGCTCACAGGTGATGCCGACTGCGGTGGCCTTCTCTCCTACAATTACATCTCCGGCGAGCCTGTAACAGGTATTGCTGACGGAAGACCGCTATTCGTACGTTCGGCAAATGACAAGTTCAGCCTGGCAAACTTTATGCGGACTCATTTATACGCTTCAGTCGGAGTTCTTAAGATTGGCAACGACATTTTGTTCAACGAAGAGAAAGTCAAGGTTGACAGAATTACAGGACACGGCGGATTATTCAAGACCAAAGGAGTAGGTCAGAGAGTGCTTGCAGCAGCCATCAACTCACCTATTTCCGTAATGGAAACAGCAGGTGAAGGTGGTGCCTGGGGTATTGCCCTTTTAGGCTCTTACCTCGTGAACAATGAAAAGGAACAATCCCTTGCCGATTTCCTGGACGAAAGTGTATTTGTCGGTGACGCCGGTGTCGAAATATCTCCCGTGCCCGAAGATGTAGCCGGTTTTAACGCATACATTGAAAACTACAAGGCAGGACTGCCTATCGAGGAAGCGGCAGCCAAATTCAAATAA
- a CDS encoding alpha-N-arabinofuranosidase, whose translation MKAKLLASTVFLAASVSLSAQKSATITVHADQGKEIIPKEIYGQFAEHLGSCIYGGLWVGENSDIPNIKGYRTDVFNALKDLAVPVLRWPGGCFADEYHWMDGIGPKENRPKMVNNNWGGTIEDNSFGTHEFLNLCEMLGCEPYVSGNVGSGTVEELAKWVEYMTSDGDSPMANLRRKNGRDKAWKVKYLGVGNESWGCGGSMRPEYYADLYRRYSTYCRNYDGNRLFKIASGASDYDYNWTDVLMNRVGHRMDGLSLHYYTVTGWSGSKTSATQFNKDDYYWTMGKCLEVEDVLKKHCAIMDKYDKNKKIALLLDEWGTWWDEEPGTVRGHLYQQNTLRDAFVASLSLDVFHKYTDRLKMANIAQIVNVLQSMILTKDKEMVLTPTYYVFKMYKVHQDATYLPIELNCEKINVRDNRTVPIVSATASKDKNGVIHISLSNVNADEAQEITVNLGDTKAKKAVGEILTSAKLTDYNSFENPNIVKPAPFKEVKINKGTMKVKLPAKSIVTLELQ comes from the coding sequence ATGAAAGCAAAACTATTAGCCAGCACGGTCTTTTTGGCAGCGTCAGTATCTCTTTCCGCACAGAAGAGCGCTACCATCACCGTACATGCCGACCAAGGCAAAGAAATCATCCCGAAAGAAATCTACGGCCAGTTTGCCGAACACCTGGGTTCATGTATCTACGGTGGTCTTTGGGTAGGCGAAAATTCGGATATTCCTAATATCAAAGGATACCGCACGGACGTATTCAATGCATTGAAAGACTTGGCAGTCCCCGTTCTCCGTTGGCCGGGCGGCTGTTTCGCTGACGAATATCACTGGATGGACGGTATCGGCCCGAAAGAAAACCGTCCGAAGATGGTTAACAATAACTGGGGCGGAACAATCGAAGACAACAGTTTCGGTACACATGAATTCCTGAATCTCTGCGAAATGTTGGGCTGCGAACCTTACGTAAGCGGAAATGTAGGTAGCGGCACTGTGGAAGAGCTGGCCAAATGGGTAGAATACATGACATCGGACGGCGACTCTCCAATGGCAAATCTCCGCCGTAAGAACGGTCGTGACAAGGCATGGAAAGTAAAATACCTCGGCGTAGGGAATGAAAGCTGGGGATGCGGCGGCAGCATGCGTCCGGAATACTATGCAGACCTCTATCGCCGTTATTCCACCTATTGCCGCAACTATGACGGCAACCGCCTATTCAAAATCGCCAGCGGTGCCAGCGACTACGATTACAATTGGACAGATGTATTGATGAACCGCGTAGGACATCGTATGGACGGTCTTTCCCTGCACTATTATACAGTGACGGGATGGAGCGGCAGCAAAACATCCGCAACCCAGTTCAATAAGGACGATTATTACTGGACAATGGGCAAATGCCTTGAAGTGGAAGACGTACTCAAAAAGCATTGCGCCATTATGGACAAATACGACAAGAACAAGAAAATCGCCCTCTTGCTTGACGAATGGGGAACCTGGTGGGATGAAGAACCGGGAACCGTCCGCGGACACCTTTACCAGCAAAACACACTGCGTGACGCTTTCGTTGCCTCTTTGAGCCTTGACGTATTCCACAAATACACCGACCGTCTGAAGATGGCAAACATCGCACAGATAGTCAACGTACTCCAATCCATGATTCTGACGAAAGACAAAGAGATGGTGCTCACTCCTACTTATTACGTCTTCAAAATGTACAAAGTACACCAGGATGCCACTTATCTCCCAATCGAGCTGAACTGTGAAAAGATAAATGTACGCGACAACCGCACCGTGCCTATAGTAAGCGCAACCGCATCAAAAGACAAGAACGGAGTTATCCATATTTCCCTCTCGAATGTGAACGCTGACGAAGCACAGGAAATAACCGTCAACCTCGGGGATACAAAAGCGAAAAAAGCTGTCGGAGAAATCCTGACCTCAGCCAAGCTGACCGATTACAATTCTTTTGAGAATCCTAATATTGTAAAACCGGCGCCTTTCAAAGAGGTAAAAATCAATAAAGGTACAATGAAGGTAAAACTTCCTGCTAAGTCTATTGTTACTTTAGAGTTACAGTAA
- a CDS encoding L-ribulose-5-phosphate 4-epimerase translates to MLEELKEKVFHANLELVKHGLVIFTWGNVSAIDRESGLVVIKPSGVSYDDMKAEDMVVVDLEGKVVEGRLKPSSDTPTHVVLYKAFPEIGGVVHTHSTYATAWAQAGCDIPNIGTTHADYFHDAIPCTADMTEAEVKGAYELETGNVIVKRFEGLNPVHTPGVLVKNHGPFSWGKDAHDAVHNAVVMEQVAKMASIAYAVNPNLTMNPLLVEKHFSRKHGPNAYYGQ, encoded by the coding sequence ATGCTGGAAGAACTGAAAGAAAAAGTATTTCATGCCAATCTTGAATTGGTAAAGCATGGATTAGTCATCTTTACCTGGGGAAATGTTTCTGCCATCGACCGTGAAAGCGGGCTGGTAGTAATCAAGCCCAGCGGTGTAAGTTATGATGATATGAAAGCAGAAGATATGGTAGTAGTGGATTTGGAAGGTAAAGTCGTCGAAGGACGGCTGAAGCCTTCCTCTGATACGCCTACTCACGTGGTGCTTTACAAAGCATTCCCGGAAATCGGCGGAGTGGTACACACCCACTCTACTTATGCGACAGCTTGGGCACAAGCCGGCTGTGACATTCCGAATATCGGAACTACTCATGCAGACTATTTCCATGATGCCATCCCTTGTACGGCAGATATGACGGAAGCGGAAGTGAAGGGTGCCTACGAACTGGAAACCGGAAACGTGATTGTAAAACGCTTCGAAGGATTGAATCCCGTACATACACCGGGAGTTCTGGTAAAGAACCACGGCCCTTTCTCCTGGGGAAAAGACGCCCACGACGCAGTGCACAATGCCGTAGTAATGGAGCAGGTAGCCAAGATGGCAAGCATCGCTTATGCCGTCAACCCGAATTTAACAATGAACCCGTTGCTGGTGGAAAAACATTTCAGCCGCAAGCATGGCCCGAACGCTTATTACGGACAATAA